In Acidobacteriota bacterium, the DNA window CGCGTCCTCCGGGAGTCCCCGCGGCCGCAGGAAGGCCGAGAGGATGCGCAGGATCTCCTTTCGAAAGCAGGTGACGAGCGCCAGCGTGGTCCCCAGGTGCAGCGCCAGGTCGAACGTCAGCTTGAGGTCCGCCGGCTGCTCCTGCCACCCCAGCAGCCAGGGGATCACCAGGAGGTGGGCGGACGAACTGATCGGGAGCGGTTCCGAGATGCCCTGGACGATGCCCAGGATGATTGCCTGCAGCCATTCCATCGGTCAATTTCCTTTCGGGGCGGTGTTGCGTTGCCGGACACTCTCCTTGAGCTTCCTCACGCCGTCCAGCATCTCCCGGCGGCGCCCGACGCTCAGGCGGACCCCCGCGAAACGGGCTTCCTCGCAGTCGTCGATGATCCGCACGATCTCCCGGATCTCGGCGGGGGGGAAGGCGTTCCGCTCCAGGGTGTCGGTCATCTCGTCCCGGCGCATCTCGAGGATGGAGAGGCCGGTGGACTCCTGGACCAGGCGGACCACCGCGGTGTGGAGAATGTCGAAGAACGCGGTGGAGGATGGGTTCTTCGCGAGGGCGGCCGCCTCGTCGATCAGGCTCTCCACGTCGACGGCGCCCCGCTTCTCTCCCCGGGCCGCGGACCGGCGCCAGCGAACGACGGCCGCCAGGGTGAGGATGGCGAGCAGGGCGATGAACAGGCTGAAGAACACCACCTTGACCAGGAAGGGAATGCGTCCCCTGTCCGGGGACGGTTCCGCGGGTCGGGGGAGCACCTTGAAGGCGAGCGGGGTGGTCCGGACCGTGCGGTAAACCCCCTGGGCGGGGTCGAAGAAGGTGAAGGGGATGGCGGGGTAGGACAGGTTGCCGTCCGTCCGGGCGTACGTCGTGATCTCCCAGACCTTTTCACCCCCCCAGAGGGGTTCCGCCCCGGAACCGGCGTCGTAGGGTTCGAACGCGATCCGCTTCTCCCGGACGGCCACGGTCTCGAAACCGGGGATGACCGGGAGTTCGGGGCGGGCGGGGAGCGTGTAGAGGTTCCCGACCCCCCGCACGGTGAAGAAGAGCGAGACGGCCTGGCCGACGCGGATCTCCGGGGCGGGACCGTTGATCTGCACCGAGTAGATGCCCACGTCCGTGTTGTCAGGGCCAGGCCGGGGAGGGAGGGGTTTCACCCGGAGCGTCACGGGCTCGGACGCCAGCTGCCTTTCCTGGGCAGGGCCCGCACCGGCTTTCACGCTCACCTTCCACCGGACGGGCTCCAGGACCAGTTCGCCGCTCTGGAGGGGGAAGACCACGAACCGGTCCAGGGGGACCTGCCAGACCGGGACCCCTGTCCCGGTCTCGATCCGCGCCATCTCCCTCTCGGGATCGACGTCCACCCGCTTCTTCCAGAAACCCCGGTAGTCGGGCTCCCGGACGAGAACGGCACGGGAATCCAACGGGACCGCCGTCTGGATCTTGTAGGTGACGATGACCTGTTCCCCTTTCCAGGGGTTGGTTTTGCTGACCTCCGCCAGGAGTTTCACCTCGCCCGCGGCTTTCCGGAGGTCCGCGGGGGTGATGGACGGGAAGGGGGAAACGGCGGCGGGCTCGGGCTCGGGGCGGTAGGGGCGGTTGTTCTCCGTTCCGTCCGGGTTGAGGACCTTCACGGAGAAGGATTTGGAAACGAATTCCCGACCGCCGGCCCGGACGCGGATCGGGGGGATGCCGAAGACCCCGCTTCCCCGGGGAATGTAGGAACAGACCAGCCGCACCTGGCGGCTGGGGACCCCCCCCCACGTGGAGTTGATGACGGACCGCTGGAGGTCGACCTGGGTGAACCCGGGGATTTCGGGGAAAACGGGGACGGGATCCTCGTCCCCCGGGGTGCACTGGACCTGGATGGTGACGTTGAGGGTTTCCGTCGGGGCCAGCACGACCTTGTTGAGCACGAACCGGACGGGGGAAACGTCGGGGGCCTGCGCCGACAGGAAGGCGCAGCACAGGGCCAGGGAGAGAAGGGTGAGGTGGTCGAGCCTTCGCATGGTCTCACCAGTACGGGCCCGAGGGCCGGTCCGAGGGGGTGGGCTGCGGCCGGGGGGGCGGGGGCGACTCCCGGCCCTTGATGGAGTCGAGCACCTTCCGGGCGCTCTCCTCGCTGACCCGGTTTTCGCCGGCCGGCGGCGGGGGGCTTCCCCCGCCTTTACCCGGCGGGGGCGGCGGCGGGGGTTGGGCAGGGGGCGGGGGCGGCGTGTCCCTCAGGGCCAGTTCGAGGTTCCAGGCGGCGTCGGGGAGGCCGGGGTCCGTCTCGAGCGCGAGCCGGAAGGACTCGGCGGCGTGAAACCGGTTGCCCGTCGCCAACTGGGCGCAGCCCAGGTTGTACAGGACCGATTCCCGGTGCTCGGGCGAACGGCCCGAGCGCAGGGTCTGGAGGGCCGCCGTGGCGGATTCCCGGGGTTTGCGTGTCCGGAGGAGGGCGTCCGACAGGTTGGCGCCCAGCGCCGGGTAGGCGGGGGTGGAAGGGTCCGCTTCACCCAGGAGGCGGGAGAACCGGGCGGCGGCCTCGGCGTGCCGACCCTGCCGGGCGAGAGCGTTCGCCTCCCGCGTCTGCACGACCATCGTCGAGGTGCAGCCGAGGAGGGCCGGGAGCCCCAGCCAGGGGAGGAGCCGCCGGACCCGGAACGCGGACCGGCGCTCCCCGAGGACCAGGGCGGCCGCGAACAGCGCCCAGGCGGCCCACGCGAAATCCCGCCGGCGGGAAACGGGGGCCTCCTGGTAGGAGTAACGGGAAGGGGTGCGTTCCTGGAAGAACCGTTGCACGATCTGGTCGGTCGTCTCGCCGACGGACTGGAAGGCCAGGTAGCTTCCGCCGGCCTGGGCGGCCAGTTCCTGCAGGGTCGGCTCGGACAGCCGGGAGACGATGGGGCGGCCCGCCTCGTCCGTCAGGGGGGCCGGCCGCTCCGCCCGGGGGTCCGGGATCGCCGTCCCGTTCGGGCTCCCGATGCCCACCACCACGAGCCGGGCGCCCGACCGCCGGAGTTTCTCCAGGCTTTCCGGGCCCGGTTGGTCGAAAAACTCGCCGTCCCCGACGAGGAGGACGGTCAGCCGCCGGTCCGGGTCCGGCTTCGAGAGGAGGGTCGACAACGTCCGGAACAGGTGGTCGGCGCTGGTCCCCGCGACGGGCATGCGCCGGGGGTAGAGGCCGCCGATGAGCCCCTGGACGTGCGGGGCGTCGAAGGTCAGGGGGGAGAGCGGGACCGCGCTTCCCGCGTACGCGACCAGGCCGAAACGGGCCGGCGCCAATTCCCGGATCAGGTTCAGGGCCAAGAAGCCGGCGCTCTTCAGCCGGGAGGGGGAGACGTCGTCGCAGGTCATGCTGAGGGAAGTGTCGATGACGAACAGGAGGTCTTCCCCGTCGATGTAGACCAGGCGGGGGGCCCGGCCCCAGACGGGCCCGGCCAGGGAAAGGAGCAGCAGGGCGAGGCCGCAGACGGTGAGGACGTGGCCGCGGGAGAAGCACAGGCGCCTCGACGGCCCGGCCGGGGCGAACCGGCGACGGGAGCCGGCCCGGGAACGGGCGTGCAGAAAGCACAGCACGACGCCGAGAAGGCATCCCGCAATACACCAGGGCAGGTAGGCTTGTTGCTCGAACACCGCATCCCCTCCGCGCGGAGCTGAAATTCTAACATAGGGGGGTCCCGGCGCGAAGGGAGAATTAAGGCTTGGTGCAACGACGGTTGCAATTTGTATTGACAGAAGCAATCCGGTATTCTAGATTGGGAGTGTTCACGTCAGCCATTCTCCCGCGGAGGGCTTTCATGTTTTTCCGAAAAAGAAAAAGCCTGATCACGCTTAACATCGGGCGACCCGTTATCGTGAAGCCGCCCGAAGGGGAAAACCCGGAGGAATTCGTTCTGCCGCCGGCCGACGAAGCGGTTCAGGTTGAAGTGGAAGCCCGGCCTCGGCAGGATGTCGAACCGGCGGCGGATGAATTCGAACCGGCCGCCGGGCCGGCGCCGGTCTTCCCCGAGACCGCCCCGCCGGAAGCGCCGGCTGACGTTGCGACTCCCGAGCCCGCACCGGTGTGGGCCGAGGCCGCGGCGGCCAGCCCGCCCGAGGACC includes these proteins:
- a CDS encoding BatD family protein, producing MRRLDHLTLLSLALCCAFLSAQAPDVSPVRFVLNKVVLAPTETLNVTIQVQCTPGDEDPVPVFPEIPGFTQVDLQRSVINSTWGGVPSRQVRLVCSYIPRGSGVFGIPPIRVRAGGREFVSKSFSVKVLNPDGTENNRPYRPEPEPAAVSPFPSITPADLRKAAGEVKLLAEVSKTNPWKGEQVIVTYKIQTAVPLDSRAVLVREPDYRGFWKKRVDVDPEREMARIETGTGVPVWQVPLDRFVVFPLQSGELVLEPVRWKVSVKAGAGPAQERQLASEPVTLRVKPLPPRPGPDNTDVGIYSVQINGPAPEIRVGQAVSLFFTVRGVGNLYTLPARPELPVIPGFETVAVREKRIAFEPYDAGSGAEPLWGGEKVWEITTYARTDGNLSYPAIPFTFFDPAQGVYRTVRTTPLAFKVLPRPAEPSPDRGRIPFLVKVVFFSLFIALLAILTLAAVVRWRRSAARGEKRGAVDVESLIDEAAALAKNPSSTAFFDILHTAVVRLVQESTGLSILEMRRDEMTDTLERNAFPPAEIREIVRIIDDCEEARFAGVRLSVGRRREMLDGVRKLKESVRQRNTAPKGN
- a CDS encoding VWA domain-containing protein — protein: MFEQQAYLPWCIAGCLLGVVLCFLHARSRAGSRRRFAPAGPSRRLCFSRGHVLTVCGLALLLLSLAGPVWGRAPRLVYIDGEDLLFVIDTSLSMTCDDVSPSRLKSAGFLALNLIRELAPARFGLVAYAGSAVPLSPLTFDAPHVQGLIGGLYPRRMPVAGTSADHLFRTLSTLLSKPDPDRRLTVLLVGDGEFFDQPGPESLEKLRRSGARLVVVGIGSPNGTAIPDPRAERPAPLTDEAGRPIVSRLSEPTLQELAAQAGGSYLAFQSVGETTDQIVQRFFQERTPSRYSYQEAPVSRRRDFAWAAWALFAAALVLGERRSAFRVRRLLPWLGLPALLGCTSTMVVQTREANALARQGRHAEAAARFSRLLGEADPSTPAYPALGANLSDALLRTRKPRESATAALQTLRSGRSPEHRESVLYNLGCAQLATGNRFHAAESFRLALETDPGLPDAAWNLELALRDTPPPPPAQPPPPPPPGKGGGSPPPPAGENRVSEESARKVLDSIKGRESPPPPRPQPTPSDRPSGPYW